Proteins co-encoded in one Carcharodon carcharias isolate sCarCar2 chromosome 7, sCarCar2.pri, whole genome shotgun sequence genomic window:
- the si:dkey-202e22.2 gene encoding netrin-4 isoform X2 translates to MRVSDRGKSRTSRCDGQSCNPSVGNLATGRTVQTLTTCGDNGTELYCSFPGGERPGDLGSVCRHTMCTKCNSNESEYSHPASDMMDDFFHHQSSWWQSAQGVSREEIRLDLETEFYLTHAILVFKSPRPAAMVLERSQDYGQSWRPYKYFARNCTEIFGMVDDTLQESSLCTSRYSDPLPCSKGEVIFRALSPANRIENPYSPEAQDIMKLTNLRLHLLKQQECPCQHTRLMEKPERFAYYAVYDLIVRGSCFCNGHAEDCQPLDGAKQGDRKTAAMVHGKCVCRHNTAGDHCERCAPLYNDQPWKPGDGKTGRPNQCAKCQCHGHAESCGFDPRVWLASGKHSGGICQSCQHHTEGRHCQRCQPGYYRDRKKPLSAPDVCKPCACHPVGSTNSTFNRSWKCDPKSGYCYCQPGVGDPQCTSCLMGYWGFAESGCKPCNCARACDPQTGRCLDNFENEQIYNIPIGGRIPDMIDIPTNESGQDWSWEDEQGFSALRHSVKCVCKETLLGDATYFCPIKYAYVIKARVLSAHDKGTHAEVDIKVKKVMKTGKVKITRGNWSIYPESWTKRGCTCPLLNPGTDYLIAGHEASQTGRLLVNMDSLVTPWRVGTAKWVAHNLRVSCK, encoded by the exons TGTCAGACAGGGGGAAATCACGAACCTCTCGATGCGATGGCCAATCTTGCAATCCTTCCGTTGGTAACCTGGCAACAGGGAGGACAGTGCAGACCCTTACCACTTGCGGCGACAATGGTACAGAGTTATACTGCTCCTTCCCGGGCGGCGAACGTCCTGGAGACCTTGGCTCGGTCTGCAGGCACACTATGTGCACAAAATGCAATTCTAATGAATCGGAATATTCCCACCCAGCTTCAGACATGATGGACGATTTCTTCCACCACCAGAGCAGTTGGTGGCAGTCTGCACAAGGTGTATCTAGGGAAGAGATCAGACTAGACCTGGAGACAGAATTCTACCTGACACATGCCATCCTGGTCTTTAAGTCACCCAGACCAGCAGCCATGGTGCTGGAGCGCTCCCAGGACTATGGGCAGAGCTGGAGGCCCTACAAATATTTTGCCAGGAATTGCACAGAGATATTTGGGATGGTCGATGACACACTGCAGGAGAGCTCGCTCTGCACCTCCAGGTACTCTGATCCACTGCCCTGTTCCAAGGGAGAG GTGATATTCCGTGCCTTATCCCCAGCCAACAGGATTGAAAACCCTTACAGTCCCGAGGCTCAGGACATCATGAAGCTCACCAACCTCCGGCTGCACTTGCTGAAACAGCAGGAGTGCCCTTGCCAGCATACAAGGCTGATGGAGAAGCCCGAAAGATTTGCTTATTATGCAGTCTATGACTTGATTGTCCGGGGGAGCTGTTTCTGTAATGGACATGCTGAAGACTGTCAGCCGTTGGATGGGGCCAAGCAAGGAGACAGGAAGACAGCGGCCATG GTGCATGGGAAGTGCGTCTGCAGGCATAACACAGCAGGAGACCACTGTGAGAGGTGCGCACCCCTCTACAATGACCAGCCATGGAAACCAGGGGATGGAAAGACAGGGAGACCAAATCAATGTGCAA aaTGCCAATGCCATGGCCACGCGGAGAGCTGTGGCTTTGATCCTAGAGTCTGGCTGGCATCCGGCAAGCACAGTGGAGGAATCTGCCAATCCTGCCAGCACCATACAGAGGGTCGTCATTGCCAACGCTGCCAACCTGGTTATTACAGAGACCGCAAGAAGCCGCTGTCAGCACCGGATGTCTGCAAAC CTTGTGCTTGCCACCCAGTGGGCTCGACAAACTCGACCTTTAACAGAAGCTGGAAGTGTGACCCAAAGAGTGGATACTGCTACTGCCAGCCTGGAGTGGGTGACCCACAATGTACCAGCTGCCTGATGGGCTACTGGGGTTTTGCAGAGTCAGGCTGTAAGCCGTGCAACTGTGCAAGAGCCTGCGATCCCCAAACTGGCCGATGTCTGGACAA CTTTGAAAATGAACAAATTTACAATATCCCCATTGGTGGCCGAATTCCGGACATGATCGACATTCCAACCAATGAGAGTGGGCAGGATTGGAGCTGGGAAGATGAGCAGGGATTCTCAGCGCTCAGACATTCTG TGAAGTGCGTCTGCAAGGAGACTCTGTTGGGAGATGCCACATATTTTTGTCCAATAAAGTACGCATATG TCATCAAGGCGAGGGTTCTTTCTGCTCATGACAAAGGAACTCACGCTGAGGTGGATATCAAAGTAAAGAAGGTGATGAAAACTGGGAAAGTGAAAATCACCCGTGGCAACTGGAGTATCTATCCCGAATCCTGGACCAAGCGGGGATGTACATGTCCCTTACTCAACCCTG GCACAGATTACCTGATCGCTGGCCACGAAGCAAGCCAAACGGGCAGACTCCTGGTCAACATGGACAGCCTCGTCACGCCATGGCGCGTGGGCACAGCCAAATGGGTGGCGCACAACCTGCGCGTGAGCTGCAAGTGA
- the si:dkey-202e22.2 gene encoding netrin-4 isoform X1 has translation MQFEVVKLLLFLGCIVCRPGVAVSDRGKSRTSRCDGQSCNPSVGNLATGRTVQTLTTCGDNGTELYCSFPGGERPGDLGSVCRHTMCTKCNSNESEYSHPASDMMDDFFHHQSSWWQSAQGVSREEIRLDLETEFYLTHAILVFKSPRPAAMVLERSQDYGQSWRPYKYFARNCTEIFGMVDDTLQESSLCTSRYSDPLPCSKGEVIFRALSPANRIENPYSPEAQDIMKLTNLRLHLLKQQECPCQHTRLMEKPERFAYYAVYDLIVRGSCFCNGHAEDCQPLDGAKQGDRKTAAMVHGKCVCRHNTAGDHCERCAPLYNDQPWKPGDGKTGRPNQCAKCQCHGHAESCGFDPRVWLASGKHSGGICQSCQHHTEGRHCQRCQPGYYRDRKKPLSAPDVCKPCACHPVGSTNSTFNRSWKCDPKSGYCYCQPGVGDPQCTSCLMGYWGFAESGCKPCNCARACDPQTGRCLDNFENEQIYNIPIGGRIPDMIDIPTNESGQDWSWEDEQGFSALRHSVKCVCKETLLGDATYFCPIKYAYVIKARVLSAHDKGTHAEVDIKVKKVMKTGKVKITRGNWSIYPESWTKRGCTCPLLNPGTDYLIAGHEASQTGRLLVNMDSLVTPWRVGTAKWVAHNLRVSCK, from the exons TGTCAGACAGGGGGAAATCACGAACCTCTCGATGCGATGGCCAATCTTGCAATCCTTCCGTTGGTAACCTGGCAACAGGGAGGACAGTGCAGACCCTTACCACTTGCGGCGACAATGGTACAGAGTTATACTGCTCCTTCCCGGGCGGCGAACGTCCTGGAGACCTTGGCTCGGTCTGCAGGCACACTATGTGCACAAAATGCAATTCTAATGAATCGGAATATTCCCACCCAGCTTCAGACATGATGGACGATTTCTTCCACCACCAGAGCAGTTGGTGGCAGTCTGCACAAGGTGTATCTAGGGAAGAGATCAGACTAGACCTGGAGACAGAATTCTACCTGACACATGCCATCCTGGTCTTTAAGTCACCCAGACCAGCAGCCATGGTGCTGGAGCGCTCCCAGGACTATGGGCAGAGCTGGAGGCCCTACAAATATTTTGCCAGGAATTGCACAGAGATATTTGGGATGGTCGATGACACACTGCAGGAGAGCTCGCTCTGCACCTCCAGGTACTCTGATCCACTGCCCTGTTCCAAGGGAGAG GTGATATTCCGTGCCTTATCCCCAGCCAACAGGATTGAAAACCCTTACAGTCCCGAGGCTCAGGACATCATGAAGCTCACCAACCTCCGGCTGCACTTGCTGAAACAGCAGGAGTGCCCTTGCCAGCATACAAGGCTGATGGAGAAGCCCGAAAGATTTGCTTATTATGCAGTCTATGACTTGATTGTCCGGGGGAGCTGTTTCTGTAATGGACATGCTGAAGACTGTCAGCCGTTGGATGGGGCCAAGCAAGGAGACAGGAAGACAGCGGCCATG GTGCATGGGAAGTGCGTCTGCAGGCATAACACAGCAGGAGACCACTGTGAGAGGTGCGCACCCCTCTACAATGACCAGCCATGGAAACCAGGGGATGGAAAGACAGGGAGACCAAATCAATGTGCAA aaTGCCAATGCCATGGCCACGCGGAGAGCTGTGGCTTTGATCCTAGAGTCTGGCTGGCATCCGGCAAGCACAGTGGAGGAATCTGCCAATCCTGCCAGCACCATACAGAGGGTCGTCATTGCCAACGCTGCCAACCTGGTTATTACAGAGACCGCAAGAAGCCGCTGTCAGCACCGGATGTCTGCAAAC CTTGTGCTTGCCACCCAGTGGGCTCGACAAACTCGACCTTTAACAGAAGCTGGAAGTGTGACCCAAAGAGTGGATACTGCTACTGCCAGCCTGGAGTGGGTGACCCACAATGTACCAGCTGCCTGATGGGCTACTGGGGTTTTGCAGAGTCAGGCTGTAAGCCGTGCAACTGTGCAAGAGCCTGCGATCCCCAAACTGGCCGATGTCTGGACAA CTTTGAAAATGAACAAATTTACAATATCCCCATTGGTGGCCGAATTCCGGACATGATCGACATTCCAACCAATGAGAGTGGGCAGGATTGGAGCTGGGAAGATGAGCAGGGATTCTCAGCGCTCAGACATTCTG TGAAGTGCGTCTGCAAGGAGACTCTGTTGGGAGATGCCACATATTTTTGTCCAATAAAGTACGCATATG TCATCAAGGCGAGGGTTCTTTCTGCTCATGACAAAGGAACTCACGCTGAGGTGGATATCAAAGTAAAGAAGGTGATGAAAACTGGGAAAGTGAAAATCACCCGTGGCAACTGGAGTATCTATCCCGAATCCTGGACCAAGCGGGGATGTACATGTCCCTTACTCAACCCTG GCACAGATTACCTGATCGCTGGCCACGAAGCAAGCCAAACGGGCAGACTCCTGGTCAACATGGACAGCCTCGTCACGCCATGGCGCGTGGGCACAGCCAAATGGGTGGCGCACAACCTGCGCGTGAGCTGCAAGTGA